A genomic stretch from Falco biarmicus isolate bFalBia1 chromosome 17, bFalBia1.pri, whole genome shotgun sequence includes:
- the MRC2 gene encoding C-type mannose receptor 2: PPPPPPPPPAVPGRGSGKQRGAERGSAGHGARLGGHRGPPAPPSAPPSAASSALQLVLGAAQPDSKVFLIYNAGAQGCLETKDSLVRLAKGCNASAPAQQWKWVSRNRLFNVGAMQCLGVSWHGANATAGLHPLATYECDRESVNMRWSCRGLGEQLSQHLGARPGNSSLDRGDQARGSQWRTYGTEEDLCSVPYSEIYTIQGNSHGKPCTIPFKYDNQWFHECTSTGREDGHLWCATTQDYGKDERWGFCPIKSNDCETFWDKDHLTNSCYQFNFQSTLSWREAWNSCEQQGANLLSITEIHEQTYINGLLTGYSSTLWIGLNDLDINGGWQWSDNSPLKYLNWETDQPDNPSEENCGVIRTESSGGWQNRDCGIALPYVCKKKPNATADPFLTDSWSEVKVDCEPSWQPFQSNCYRLVGEKKSWQEAKKTCLRSGGDLVSIHTLSELEFVTKQIKQDVEELWIGLNDLKLQMNFEWSDGTPVRFTYWHPFEPNNFRDSLEDCVTIWGPEGRWNDSPCNQTLPSICKKPGRVSQEKEEDDHGCRKGWKWHSPSCFWLGEDRVPYSDARKMCSDYGSTLVTITNRFEQAYVSSLIYGWDGEYFWTALQDINETGAFRWLSGDEVMYTHWNRDQPGYNKGGCVALATGSSTGLWEVKNCSTFKAKYICRQNLGTPVNPELPGPYPTPSLTAACPPGWSSDSKLRHCYKVFNFEKLQEKKTWIAAQEFCRQLGAQLLSLGSYEEEHFVANTLNKIFGESEPELHEQHWFWIGLNRRDPAGDRSWRWSDGLGFFYHNFDRSNYDDDDIRTCAVLDLASLQWMPMQCEAQLDWICKLPKGADVKEPEITTQGSKEWVKYQEAEYKFFEHHSTWVQAQRICSWFQAELASVHGEAELRFLGQNLKKFSRGQEQHWWIGLHTYENDGRFKWSDGSLLNFVSWAPGKPRPINKDKKCVYMTASREDWGDQKCMTALPYICKRSNGTAVKPSLPLLPAATSGGCPRGWLPFLSKCFSFNGHDKAEIVKWPEAKQACESQGAILATIASPLEQAFITSMLPNISFNLWIGLHDAQREFQWVEGEPLRHVGWAPGEPSGCSATSPRDKPTNCVVVWHGSPPHFTGRWDDRSCLEEKHGYICQRSIDPSLSPARTPYPPSPTGTLFYHNSTYRILQKPLRWHEALLLCETLNATLATIPDPYSQAFLTQAVSSLRAPLWIGLANDEGGRSYSWLTEENLFYANWQDGEPQQVAGCSYMDVDGSWRTAGCDTKLQGGICQLRAGAPRTHKWSYSGSCPKSLEDSSWIPFRDHCYTFHMEITLGQKDAMRRCQKVGGTVLSIQDEMENVFVWEHLQAYEGQSKGAWLGMTFNPKGGTLVWHDNTAVNYSNWGQHDTGPSMLSQNSCYWIQSSNGVWRLGSCTNVTMGVICKIPRVEESSFSRAALPENTTAIAVVVLSTLALCTVLGVAVYLYKRRRSAERGAFESARYSRTTSNPSESAEKNILVSDMEMNEQQD, encoded by the exons actcCAAAGTCTTCCTCATCTACAACGCGGGCGCGCAGGGCTGCCTGGAGACGAAGGACTCGCTGGTGCGACTCGCCAAGGGCTGCAACGCCAGCGCGCCGGCCCAGCAGTGGAAATGGGTCTCACGAAATCGCCTCTTCAACGTGGGGGCCATGCAGTGCCTGGGGGTGTCGTGGCACGGGGCCAACGCCACGGCGGGGCTGCACCCCTTGGCCACCTACGAGTGCGACCGCGAGTCGGTCAACATGCGCTGGAGCTGCCGCGGCCTCGGGGAGCAGCTCTCGCAGCATCTCGGCGCCCGCCCAGGCAATTCCTCCCTGGACAGGGGGGACCAGGCGCGTGGCTCGCAGTGGAGGACGTATGGCACCGAGGAGGATCTGTGCTCCGTGCCATACTCTG AGATTTACACCATCCAGGGCAACTCGCACGGGAAGCCGTGCACCATCCCCTTCAAGTACGACAACCAGTGGTTTCACGAGTGCACCAGCACGGGACGGGAGGATGGCCATCTCTGGTGTGCAACCACCCAGGACTACGGCAAGGATGAGCGCTGGGGCTTCTGCCCCATAAAGA GCAACGACTGCGAGACCTTTTGGGACAAGGACCACCTCACCAACAGCTGCTACCAGTTCAACTTCCAGTCCACGCTGTCGTGGCGGGAGGCTTGGAATagctgtgagcagcaggggGCCAACCTGCTGAGCATCACTGAGATCCACGAGCAGACCTACATCAATG ggctgctgaCTGGGTACAGCTCCACACTCTGGATTGGGCTCAACGACCTGGACATCAACGGAGGCTGGCAGTGGTCAGACAACTCACCCCTCAAGTACCTCAACTGGGAGACTG ATCAGCCCGACAACCCCAGCGAGGAGAACTGCGGGGTGATCCGCACCGAGTCGTCTGGGGGGTGGCAGAACCGTGACTGCGGCATCGCGCTCCCCTACGTCTGCAAGAAGAAGCCGAATGCCACCGCTGACCCCTTTCTGACGG ACTCGTGGTCGGAGGTGAAGGTGGACTGCGAGCCCAGCTGGCAGCCCTTCCAGTCCAACTGCTACCGTCTGGTGggagagaagaagagctggCAGGAGGCGAAGAAGACCTGCCTGCGGAGCGGGGGGGACCTGGTCAGCATCCACACCCTCTCCGAGCTGGAGTTCGTCACCAAGCAGATCAAGCAAG ATGTGGAGGAGCTCTGGATTGGCCTGAACGACCTCAAGCTGCAGATGAACTTCGAGTGGTCGGATGGGACACCCGTGAGGTTCACGTACTGGCACCCCTTCGAGCCCAACAACTTCCGCGACAGCCTGGAAGACTGTGTGACCATCTGGGGACCG GAGGGGAGGTGGAATGACAGCCCGTGCAACCAGACCCTGCCGTCCATCTGCAAGAAGCCCGGTCGGGTGAgccaggagaaggaggaggatgatCACGGGTGCCGAAAG GGCTGGAAGTGGCACAGCCCCTCCTGCTTCTGGCTGGGTGAGGACCGTGTCCCCTACAGCGATGCCCGCAAGATGTGCTCCGACTACGGCTCCACGTTGGTCACCATCACCAACAG GTTTGAGCAGGCGTACGTCAGCAGCCTCATCTACGGCTGGGACGGGGAGTATTTTTGGACAGCACTGCAGGACATCAACGAGACGGGCGCGTTCCGCTGGCTGAGTGGCGATGAGGTTATGTACACCCACTGGAACCGCGACCAGCCCG GTTACAACAAGGGTGGCTGTGTGGCCCTGGCCACCGGCAGCTCCACGGGGCTGTGGGAGGTGAAGAACTGCAGCACCTTCAAGGCCAAGTACATCTGCCGGCAGAACCTGGGCACCCCGGTCAACCCTGAGCTGCCTGGTCCCtaccccacccccagcctcaccGCCGCCTGCCCTCCGGGATGGAGCTCTGACTCCAAGCTCCGTCACTGCTACAAG gtcTTCAACTTTGAAAAACTGCAAGAGAAGAAGACGTGGATTGCGGCGCAGGAGTTCTGCCGGCAGCTGGGGGcccagctgctcagcctgggcagCTACGAGGAGGAGCACTTCGTCGCCAACACCCTCAACAAGATTTTCGG GGAGTCAGAGCCGGAGCTCCATGAGCAGCACTGGTTCTGGATCGGCCTGAACCGGCGGGACCCCGCGGGGGACCGGAGCTGGAGGTGGAGCGACGGGCTGGGG TTTTTCTACCACAACTTTGACCGCAGTAACTACGACGACGATGACATCCGGACCTGCGCGGTGCTGGACCTGGCCTCCCTGCAGTGGATGCCGATGCAGTGCGAAGCCCAGCTGGACTGGATCTGCAAACTGCCCAAAG GTGCCGATGTGAAGGAGCCGGAGATCACGACCCAAG GCAGCAAAGAGTGGGTGAAGTACCAGGAGGCCGAGTACAAGTTCTTCGAGCACCACTCCACCTGGGTGCAGGCGCAGCGCATCTGCAGCTGGTTCCAGGCGGAGCTGGCGTCGGTGCATGGCGAGGCCGAGCTTCGCTTCCTGGGCCAGAACCTGAAGAAG TTCTCCAGGGGCCAGGAGCAGCACTGGTGGATCGGGCTGCACACCTACGAGAACGACGGGAGGTTCAA GTGGTCCGACGGGTCCCTGCTCAACTTCGTCTCCTGGGCACCGGGCAAGCCCCGGCCCATCAACAAGGACAAGAAGTGTGTGTACATGACGGCGAGCAgag AGGACTGGGGGGACCAGAAGTGCATGACGGCGCTGCCCTACATCTGCAAGCGGAGCAACGGGACAGCCGTGAAGCCTTCCCTCCCGCTGCTGCCCGCTGCCACGAGCGGGGGCTGTCCCCGCGGCTGGCTCCCCTTCCTCAGCAAG TGTTTCAGCTTCAATGGCCACGACAAAGCCGAGATAGTGAAATGGCCAGAGGCGAAGCAGGCGTGTGAGAGCCAGGGTGCCATCCTGGCCACCATCGCCAGCCCCCTGGAGCAGG CTTTCATCACGTCCATGCTGCCCAACATCTCCTTCAACCTCTGGATCGGGCTCCACGATGCGCAGAGGGAGTTCCAGTGGGTGGAGGGCGAGCCGCTGCGGCACGTGGGCTGGGCGCCTGGGGAGCCCTCGGGCTGCAGTGCCACCAGCCCCCGTGACAAGCCG ACCAACTGTGTGGTGGTGTGGCACGGCTCGCCCCCCCACTTCACGGGACGCTGGGATGACCGGAGCTGCCTGGAGGAGAAGCACGGCTACATCTGCCAGCGGAGCATAG ACCCGTCCCTGAGCCCCGCGCGGACGCCGTACCCCCCTTCGCCCACCGGCACCCTCTTTTACCACAACAGCACTTACCGCATCCTGCAGAAACCCCTCAGGTGGCACGAGGCGCTGCTGCTCTGTGAGACCCTCAACGCCACCCTGGCCACCATCCCCGACCCCTACAGCCAGGCGTTCCTCACCCAGGCCGTCAGCAGCCTGCGGGCGCCGCTCTGGATCGGGTTGGCCAACGACGAG GGAGGCCGGAGCTACTCGTGGCTGACAGAGGAGAACCTCTTCTACGCCAACTGGCAGGACGGGGAGCCCCAGCAGGTCGCCGGCTGCTCCTACATGGACGTGGACGGGAGCTGGCGCACGGCCGGCTGCGACACCAAGCTGCAGGGGGGCATCTGCCAGCTCCGAGCAG GCGCCCCCCGCACACACAAGTGGAGCTACAGTGGCAGCTGTCCCAAGTCGCTGGAGGACTCGTCCTGGATCCCATTCCGGGACCACTGCTACACCTTCCACATGGAGATCACCCTGGGGCAGAAGGATGCCATGAGGAGGTGCCAGAAAG TCGGTGGCACGGTGCTATCCATCCAGGACGAGATGGAGAACGTCTTCGTGTGGGAGCATCTCCAGGCATACGAGGGCCAGTCCAAGGGTGCCTGGCTGGGCATGACCTTCAACCCCAAAG GCGGCACCTTGGTTTGGCATGACAACACGGCCGTGAACTACTCCAACTGGGGCCAGCACGACACTGGGCCCAGCATGCTCAGCCAGAACAGCTGCTACTGGATCCAGAGCAGCAACGGCGTGTGGCGCCTGGGCTCCTGCACCAACGTTACCATGGGGGTCATCTGCAAGATCCCGCGAG TGGAGGAGAGCAGCTTTTCCAGGGCAG ctctgccggAGAACACGACGGCCATCGCAGTGGTGGTGCTGTCGACGCTGGCGCTGTGCACCGTGCTGGGTGTTGCCGTGTACCTGTACAAGCGTCGGCGgagcgcggagcggggcgcCTTCGAGAGTGCCCGCTACAGCCGCACCACCTCCAACCCCAGCGAATCCGCTGAGAAGAACATCCTGGTGTCGGACATGGAGATGAATGAGCAGCAAGACTGA